One Glycine max cultivar Williams 82 chromosome 1, Glycine_max_v4.0, whole genome shotgun sequence genomic window, TGAAATTAAATCCTTCCACACAattccttttcctttctttcaacCCTCTTTgttaaataaactattttatttattgctgcCTGTCATTCTTGTGTTATGCACTAAACTAAAGGGCTGCCTTGGGTTCACTCCACAAACATCATGATTCCATGCCCCTCTTACACTAAAGTCTAAAGTCATGCACACTAAAAAAAAAGCCCCCCACTACTTAAGCCTTGTTTGTGTATCACACTATCACGTGTGATTGTTTCCCATAAGAAAGATGCTTAGGACTACTATTTATGAAATTCACCTTTGGTCCCATGCAATGGGATTGTCCATTAACAACCAGTCACCAGATCAGGCTGCAGCATCTCCTGGTCTCACAAAATGTGGAAACTTTGTAGCCGCAAGTAATTCTTGTTGCTGCCTAATTGCTCAGGCTTTTAGTTTTTTGTGGCTATATGGAAAATTAAACTGAAATTGGAAACTGAGAGTTGTTCATTGGTTCTTTTTTTCGAAAGGAAGGTTATTAATTGTTCACTTTCGGTTCAAAGAAACATTGGCTCCTTTGTGATATACATCTTGTGGTACTCTCGAATTAtgtgatattattttaatgattattcaagttaaattttagataaattaaatattctgGTATGCACTTTTGAGAgtcaacatttatttatattttgaaattatattagATGTTAAAATAAGCTTGCTtgatgaaatatattaaaaaaaaattaattatatgattttttacatttaatgaaatatgaaagaatattacatgttaaaactatattttaaacCCATGTACACAATTTTGCCTGACCAAACtaaaaaatgtgtaaaataaataaataaaaaattgcaaaaatttaaactgaaaataaaaaaatacataaagtattaaaaaaataagactaaattgtaattttattcatctaatttttcaatttttcaaataacctcgtttaattgaaatatttaattccctatgttatataaatttataattttaattcctgataaattattaactaatcattataattaatagaattattagattaattatatattaaataaattattaatcattaaaaaaatttaataaaaaattattaactctaATGTGATATTACACACTGCAAGAATATTTCTATTACAATGAACTTTTTACCGTAAACCATTAGTTTGTCTGTAATATAAACAACTTAGGGTGGGTTTAACCCTCAATGAATTACAAACGGCTATAGTATAGATAATAACAACATGATACAATGAGTCTAACCGTCATTGAAGTTACCCTGAGTTTTACTGTTGGTTtttaccaattacaaattattaaatatttttttttcttgactaATGTCATTATGGTCGGCTTTTCCAACAATAATGGAATAGGAAGTATAGTAGACATAGCCTACTATAATGAAAATAAGTATTACAGTGGGTTAAACCcactgtattttatttttaacttttctaaAATTAGTGAACTGTTTTTTGTTTATAGTGGTCTTAGCCCAGCGTAATTAACATAAAGTTTAGAGTGGGTTAAACCcactgtaatttttttaatatattaattaaaattaagaaaacaaacaaacttccctctctcactcactcactcggCAACGACGACGGTCTTGGAGTTCCCGTAGCTCATCAACGACAGTCACATGTGGCAGATGACAGGGTTCCCGTCGCGCCGAGGCAGAGCAGCTACAATCAACACCGCGCCACCACTGCACACCTCGGAGCGCCACCACAAATCCCTCATAACTTCGAAAAAACCTGGTTAGCcattattacaaaaattcatttttaaattatcattttctgtGTAGTGCAAAGAAAAATTGTGTTGTCAATGTCAGGCATGTGTTGATTTCTGCTGTTTTGAAAGGTTGAATTCGTGTTATTTGAAAATAGCGTGTGTATTTAGGCATTTGAACTGTCTCTGTGAGGAGGTAGGGGAGAGGATTTGTGATGCACTAATGCATGATAGCAGAGAACCCGAGATAATATAGATTAGTGTTAGGGGATTTTTAGAGGGTGAAGCTTTAGAAATTGGTGGATTGGATTTGAATGTTGACAATGGAAAGCAATATTTATCGAGATTAGGCAATGTTGTATAAGGAATCAAGTAATTGGCATTGTTCTTTGCTCTATGCATTTAttaactactactactactacagATTCCCGATTCATTAAAAAACTTCGTACTCCATTGTTCAGagactcttcgctatgcgaaggtatgagggagggatgttgtacgcagccttacccttgcatatacaaagaggctgtttccggattcgaacccatgaccaacaagtcaccaaggcacaactttaccgctgcaccagggctcgccctcagaTTCCCGACTCACTATTAGCATAAAAAGACAGAACGTTGCTttcacttttcttctctttcaaaaCCTCAAATGATGAATCTGATGATGTGAATCTTCTTTCTCCCTTTACAACAAGAGGCAATTAGGCATGATGATGATTGTCGAATTGTGGAATATAAGAAGGGCGAGAAAGGCTAGCTACTAAACCAGCTTAGCTTGCAATTCCAAAAACAAGGTCAGAGCCTCCCAACTTGCAAGAGATTTTGTGAGCTTCTTCACAAGCAAGTGATTTTGCATCATTCGAGCAAGTTTCACCTTCATTTGACACCTCATAGTAGGAGCTCCTAAGACTAGTTTATTTATTGTTAACttgttggcaagtgtaccaaatttgtcacaagtaataaagtactcgaaagtccgagtgtcgaatctacatggactttgtttgtacttagattaatgcaaacccaaattaaaagtaatagatgaagaatagataaaaaaaaagatagaagataagataaagatttaaaagaaaagataaaagatttaaagataaaaatagaagatgaaaaaaaaaaataaaagatttgaattaaaagatgataaagattaaataaaatggAAGATAAAAACTaggataagaaaagtaaaagataggAAAATTAAAGTGATGATGTTGTTGGGATCTAGCATGCCCTCTTTGCATatgatgtatgattttatgatttttctttatcaattcagGTGATTTTATCCTACCAACATCTATTCATTTACTTACCCCTCATTCCTCACGATAACAAACCTATCTTAtttatctatctcccaaattcctttgaaaagattcaacaaataaaatgcatgaagtttgaattctagatgtttgcaaaaatgcatgggcataaaattatcattctatGTCTAACAATGACTtccttatgaaatttttttctttttgttctattagaagttccTCTTCCGAGTATCTAACCCCTAAACCTGATGCATGCATACTTTAAATCTTATCTAAAAGTTATTCTCTTCCGAGCACCTAATCcataaaagaatgaaaagatgaataatgcatgaaaagataaacataaaagataatatgataagaaaaacctagtattgcattgataaatactgagtacatcatacatcactTGACTTTTAGGTTTgtctgaccctaactatggtattagccactcatggccattgaggacTTTACAATGGATGAGATACAAGAACTGATGGAATaagaggggtgaaagaaaggaagGGAGTAAATGATTTTCCCTATTAGAGATACTCAGTCTTAGGATGTATTCATTGTAGAACTTTGAGTCTCCGGGGTTGTTGAGGGTGGTGTCTTTCCCCTTGGCCTGACTCTCTATTTCTAGCTATTAAAGTGGGCTTTGGGTCTTtgtaggctcgcttagcgcgtccTTCCTCGCTTAGTGCACATTGGATCGCGCGCTTAGCGAGCTCATCTCGTTTAACATGTTTAGTTTCTGTTTTGTCCACTTAGCGCTtgttgctcgcttagcgcgggtGCTGAATCTCGTGTTTAATGTCCTCACTTAGTGCCTGTATCTTTAGTCGCGCTCAGCGCGAGCtgcgcgctaagcgaggcatctGGGTTGGAGCTTGTTgcagatttcttcttttcttcgttattttttcatttttttgcttttagccCCTCCAGTTTTTATATTTGCAGCCAAAATTTGAccaaacatcaatttttaacaattaaacacaaataactactaaataattatttttaaagataattttacttaattttctattatcaaaatacaattatttagtagttatcaTTTATCTACTTTCTTTCAGCCTTGAACCTTTGATTGCTTACCTTTCAATAGAAGCCCAAAGCCTTTCTCTCTCAAATCAATCTAAAATTAAGCCACTATGCACAGTGATCTACAAGTGCAGAATAACAGCACCCATTTTGGGCCTGAAACACCTGCAAGaccctcataattttttttgattaaaatagagtGATCTTGATATGTAGACTTTAGAGCCTTTATCTTTTAGTAATGCTTTAATTTCGTTGCCATATACAGAAGAAATAAATCAATGGCAGGGTGGCTGTTACATCTATAAAGcgggagaagaaaaaaaagcatcagTATCTTTTTTCTATTCAGATTTcaactctctttttttcttcacggTTACAGCTTTAccttgtcaatttttttattacatgacTCTTCTCTCCTTACAATTTATTTTGTCTCCTTTTCTAAGCAGATTTaaactcttattttttctttcttatttgacttttttttcctagtttcttaatttatttattttttctcattttatcttATTGAACGTTCTTCTTGGCCATTTTgccatcattttgtttttagggTCTTCAAACTTTAACTTTGTGCAGCCAGTGGGTCACTTTATGTTATTTTGATATtggaatattttgttttgatcttggattactttttaattcatagtTTCATATGATATATTaagttatgttttaattttacttatgtcacttattttttatgtaaacttCAATGAATTTTATTGTTCTTGTATCTTAGGATTCATAATACGATTCGATTCACGATGTGTTAAATAGCTCTTCCGGTTCATGATTCGAATCTCGATTCAATAACCATGCTTTCAACTAATTCAGTATCTATATTCCCTTAATTTGGAAAAAGAATAGGattcagttttaaaaaataggatttttatTCTGTTCCTATTCTTGAGGGATTTCTAGTTGTTACAGCGAGGGAAAAAGTCCATGTTTTGATATTGTTCCCTTTTGCATGCAGGGATTCCTAATGTCTAGTGTATGATATATGATTTAAACTAAGGATAGTCATTGTTGCTCTAGTTTCCAAGTAGAATAGGAACAAAATGAACGAGAGTTGGTGCAAGAACCCGTAAGTGAATTGTTATGTGAATGGAGACTTTAAAAATTGAACTTCctcattttgattttgttttcctccttttcttgttttgtttgattatcAATAATTTTCTCAAATGGCATTATGGAAATTTGAGTAATGTACCTAAGTGTGCTGAACCATTAAATTTGGTGCATTTTGTGTGCTAAACTAGTGCAGtaagtgtgtgtatgtgtgctggTGCATTTTAGTAGTGTAATAAGTGTCTTTATGATTTTTACATGACATACTTATATATCTAAGTATTTTAAAGTTGCATAGGTTTGGCTAACCTCCTCACATTGATGAGGTGTTCAAAGAGACACATATTAGAAAAAAGGACAACACCTAAGTGGATAAGAGATCAGAACAAACCTATGTAAGTTAAcatgttatataaattatttaatttttcagtaaaaaaagtAACTGTGacgtattgattttttttttcatttaattagggAGACTTTCAAAAGAAATTGCAGGAAGGCTCCAGTGATGGGACACATGCCATTAACCCTGCATCAAGAGTTAAATTGTGGGCTGATGATGTTGGAGGCAAGTCTCAAGGACGTCTTTATGGAGCTGGAGACATGTCCTCCCATTATAGGTCTGGTGTGGAATAACTAACACAACTGAAGCGAGCATCTTGTAGTCATCTCAAACCATTGCTCCAGAGTGGGTGGCTAAACAAATCTCACAAGCAAATGAAAGACTTGAACAGAAAATGAAAGAGTAACAAGAACAACATCAAAAGACACAAGAAGAGATGCTCAACACCATTAGAGAACTTAAAGCATTTGTGAGTGACCTTAgtcaatgtcttcaatcttgTCGTCGTTGCCATACAGACTATGAAGAATATTCTGATCATGATGACCAATATCATCGCACCCAGTCATTAGAGACATATCCTCCCATTATAGCCCATTGTATTATAGACAACTTCATGGTCGTTGATAAAATTTACGGATGGAACTTTTACAGACAGACTCGTAGCCCATTGTAAGCCATTTGTTTACAGTGGGATTTCACTATTACAGTGGGCTTTAAACATTCTTGTAGTGGTTGTCGATGGAGTTGTGTGCAATGGTGGAGGTGCAATTGGTGTTTGCAGAGAAGAGAAGGAACATCGTGTTGTGGAGGACTATGGTTAATAATTTTACAACcagtgtaaaaaaatattcttttacatCGATAgtaaaaataaccgatgtaagaGATCATTGCCCCACCTCCTACATCCTATCATATGTGGCGAAAACAACCCAAGATAAACGAATAGTttgtttgatcacccattttggtattttgtttggaaaaaaaaCTCCTTATACCCAGTTTATATAATTATACTTGCTTGGCTGATTAAGAAAAAATGAGTAGTTGATAtatctattatatttataatgtaattttttttacattattattcaattataaattaatatgtatgataagtttatttaattttaaaataataattttaaaggtcATATTCaccataattttttatgattgataatataaaatattttacctaAATAGtctataaatattaaactcaAATAATCTATAATATGGGTATTAAAAATTAggtttaattatcattttacttTATATACTTGCAACAGTCtttatagttaaaaatattcaattttaattcttatagttataatatttttttaattcttttgatCTTTCTTGTCTAAAGTCGCATAAGATATTTACATCCAAATTTTTTAAAGCTACAAAACTAGATTTGAtggtgtaaaataaaaaataaaaaagagcaaAGTCAAAGCTTTGCCAATGCATAATACAACTCTGacaaaaaaggcaaaaaatggtaaaaataaataatgagttattaataaattacaaaaaaaatattttatttgggcccttcaacaaattttataaaactctaTATTCAAAgactttcaaataattaaattcataattacataagtatataaatattttacaaaacacATAGTATGACTAATGAAATTAGAGAGAACAAAAATATGAATTGAAATATA contains:
- the LOC121173914 gene encoding uncharacterized protein isoform X2 is translated as MWQMTGFPSRRGRAATINTAPPLHTSERHHKSLITSKKPGLANLLTLMRCSKRHILEKRTTPKWIRDQNKPMKAPVMGHMPLTLHQELNCGLMMLEASLKDVFMELETCPPIIGLVWNN
- the LOC121173914 gene encoding uncharacterized protein isoform X1; protein product: MWQMTGFPSRRGRAATINTAPPLHTSERHHKSLITSKKPGLANLLTLMRCSKRHILEKRTTPKWIRDQNKPMETFKRNCRKAPVMGHMPLTLHQELNCGLMMLEASLKDVFMELETCPPIIGLVWNN